One region of Synechococcales cyanobacterium CNB genomic DNA includes:
- a CDS encoding aminopeptidase P family protein translates to MSLPNATIIAGIPARNFALYHAIRFSAGDPAAFIETPGSNGRPTRTLIIRDIEMGRARKHAKADRVACPADFAPEGGLAGDRETATAQAAAECLVRAGVRTVRADRTLPLIFAETIRAAGIAVELDPDLGVSDRRRKDEREVDAMRAAQAMTESAVRMACETIARAAAARDGTLMHGGEPLTAERLRFMIDVYLLERNYENAPAIVACGPEGEDCHNLGRGPLRTGQPIIVDVFPRDRATLYCGDCTRTVVHGDAPDWLVAMHAAVVQAKAAGTAAIRAGAAGEAAYQACLAAIQRAGWDRSLLAPEAPEGFCSLQHGLGHGVGLEVHEPPLLDLGGPVLVAGDAVTVEPGLYAKGRGGVRIEDVVIVRENGCENLGTLPEGLCWR, encoded by the coding sequence ATGTCCCTGCCGAACGCCACGATCATCGCGGGAATTCCGGCCCGAAACTTCGCGCTCTACCACGCCATCCGCTTCAGCGCGGGCGATCCGGCGGCGTTCATCGAGACACCCGGCAGCAACGGCAGGCCGACGCGAACGCTCATCATCCGCGACATCGAGATGGGACGCGCCCGCAAACACGCGAAGGCGGACCGCGTCGCCTGCCCCGCGGACTTCGCGCCCGAGGGCGGGCTGGCGGGCGACAGGGAAACCGCCACGGCCCAGGCGGCAGCCGAGTGTCTCGTGCGGGCGGGAGTTCGAACGGTGCGGGCCGACCGCACGCTGCCGCTGATCTTCGCCGAGACGATTCGTGCGGCCGGGATCGCGGTCGAACTCGACCCGGACCTCGGCGTGAGCGACCGGCGCCGCAAGGACGAGCGCGAGGTCGACGCCATGCGAGCCGCCCAGGCCATGACCGAGTCCGCCGTCCGGATGGCGTGTGAAACCATCGCGCGGGCGGCGGCCGCACGCGACGGCACGCTGATGCACGGGGGCGAGCCGCTCACCGCGGAACGCCTGCGCTTCATGATCGACGTTTACCTGCTCGAACGCAACTACGAGAACGCGCCCGCGATCGTCGCCTGCGGCCCAGAGGGCGAAGACTGCCACAACCTCGGCCGCGGGCCGCTGCGCACCGGGCAGCCGATCATCGTGGACGTCTTCCCGCGAGACCGCGCCACGCTCTACTGCGGCGACTGCACACGCACGGTCGTTCACGGCGATGCGCCGGACTGGCTCGTAGCCATGCACGCGGCGGTGGTGCAGGCGAAGGCCGCCGGGACCGCTGCCATCCGCGCGGGCGCGGCGGGTGAGGCCGCGTACCAGGCGTGCCTCGCTGCAATCCAGCGTGCGGGATGGGATCGGTCGCTCCTGGCGCCCGAGGCGCCCGAGGGGTTCTGCTCGCTCCAGCACGGCCTCGGGCACGGCGTCGGGCTGGAGGTGCACGAGCCGCCGCTGCTCGATCTCGGTGGTCCCGTGCTCGTTGCGGGCGACGCGGTCACCGTTGAGCCGGGGCTGTACGCCAAGGGGCGGGGCGGGGTGCGGATTGAGGACGTCGTGATCGTCCGCGAGAACGGGTGCGAGAACCTCGGCACGCTGCCCGAGGGTCTGTGCTGGCGGTGA
- a CDS encoding DNA gyrase subunit B encodes MIVAFGRDMRASSGQLYARAHDAPTTLSEPRRSERNRPRRATMRGLFPRLPARPQPPPGRTPFDASPPPLGTPPPRERATTRMAQKHPIETPAAAPVRAAKVEVEPVSNRPDGAYGEEQIKVLEGLDAVRKRPGMYIGGTGLNALHHLVYETVDNSIDEAMAGFATIVAVSIQADGSCTVIDDGRGIPVGPMKHEDPALNGKPAVEVVMTRLHAGGKFGQEGSAYKVSGGLHGVGVSCVNALSEWLECEVWRDGKVYRIEFARGRVSKPLHVVGDIPPSSARRTGTTVTFMPDHEIFPDTTFNYQTLATRLRELSYLNPGVSIRLSDERVGPDGKPRHDLFRAEHGLVEYVEHLMAGRNAMCAPVHLRREDPDSGVVCEVALQYHDGYNETLLTFANNINNVDGGTHAQGFKVALTRTLNAYARKAGIIKEKDPVPTGEDLREGLIAIVSVKLRDPTFNNQPKEKLLNPEVEGIVAAAVSEALEAWLEEHPSEAKRLCLKGIVAAQAREAARKARELTRRKSALESGSMPHKLRDCKTRDVDRSELFIVEGDSAGGSATQGRDVETQAILPLRGKLLNVEKARIDKVLAFEEIRTLISALRCGIGEDFDASRLRYGKIIIMTDADVDGSHIRTLLLTFFFRQMPELIRRGRIYCAQPPLYQLIRKGKGRYVLNDRELADVLSELGLDGAHLSVRRTDADPGQVVEERRIEGQPLLRAVRLLRRLNELVEIAERRGAPFADLLAARSDDPEGKRRLPTRKVSWRGEDRYAWSEEQAHAILEAEGLRLADETTAPVNGHAAADPRPVAVIRELHENRELERVFVDLESVGLAIDDYSLVQEESVTGERLPARFAWVTTKAAKPQSNRPTDAAEAGGDAEQADSPPAEEQSNVVEAPNLPAILSALLDLGRRGLEVKRFKGLGEMDAEQLWETTMDPTRRTLLRVNWDMGQEAEFLFSTLMGEQVEPRRKFIEDHALEVKNLDV; translated from the coding sequence ATGATCGTGGCGTTCGGCAGGGACATGCGTGCCTCCAGTGGGCAACTCTACGCCCGCGCGCACGACGCCCCGACCACCCTCTCCGAGCCTCGGCGGAGCGAGCGTAACCGCCCCCGGCGCGCTACAATGAGAGGCCTGTTTCCGAGGCTCCCGGCACGCCCTCAACCACCTCCCGGGCGCACGCCCTTCGATGCCTCTCCGCCACCCCTCGGAACGCCACCACCACGAGAGCGAGCGACCACCCGAATGGCCCAGAAGCACCCCATCGAAACGCCCGCGGCCGCGCCGGTCCGGGCGGCGAAGGTCGAGGTCGAACCCGTGTCCAACCGCCCCGACGGCGCCTACGGCGAAGAACAGATCAAGGTGCTGGAGGGGCTCGACGCCGTCCGCAAGCGTCCGGGGATGTACATCGGCGGCACGGGCCTCAATGCCCTGCACCACCTCGTCTATGAGACCGTGGACAACTCCATCGACGAGGCGATGGCCGGTTTCGCCACCATCGTTGCCGTCTCCATCCAGGCCGACGGATCGTGCACCGTCATCGACGACGGGCGAGGCATCCCGGTCGGCCCCATGAAGCACGAGGACCCCGCACTCAACGGCAAGCCGGCCGTCGAGGTTGTGATGACGCGCCTGCACGCCGGAGGGAAGTTCGGCCAGGAGGGGAGCGCGTACAAGGTCTCGGGCGGCCTCCACGGCGTGGGCGTCTCGTGCGTCAACGCACTCTCTGAGTGGCTCGAATGCGAGGTCTGGCGCGACGGCAAGGTCTATCGCATCGAGTTCGCCCGAGGGCGCGTCAGCAAGCCGCTGCACGTCGTTGGCGACATCCCCCCCAGCAGCGCACGCCGCACCGGCACCACTGTCACCTTCATGCCCGACCACGAGATCTTCCCCGATACGACCTTCAACTACCAGACCCTCGCGACTCGACTGCGCGAACTCTCCTACCTGAACCCCGGCGTCTCGATCCGCCTGAGCGACGAGCGCGTCGGGCCGGACGGCAAGCCGCGCCACGACCTCTTCCGCGCCGAGCACGGGCTGGTCGAGTATGTCGAGCACCTGATGGCGGGACGCAACGCCATGTGCGCACCGGTGCACCTGCGCCGCGAGGATCCCGACAGCGGCGTCGTCTGCGAGGTCGCCCTCCAGTACCACGACGGCTACAACGAAACTCTGCTGACCTTCGCCAACAACATCAACAACGTGGACGGCGGCACGCACGCGCAGGGCTTCAAGGTCGCCCTCACACGCACGCTGAACGCCTACGCCCGCAAGGCGGGGATCATCAAGGAGAAAGACCCCGTCCCCACCGGCGAGGACCTGCGCGAAGGCCTCATCGCCATTGTCAGCGTCAAACTCCGCGATCCGACCTTCAACAACCAGCCCAAGGAAAAACTGCTCAATCCGGAGGTCGAGGGCATCGTGGCGGCCGCGGTTTCAGAAGCGCTCGAAGCCTGGCTCGAGGAGCACCCCTCCGAGGCCAAGCGGCTGTGCCTCAAGGGCATCGTCGCCGCACAGGCCCGCGAGGCCGCCCGCAAGGCCCGCGAACTCACACGGCGCAAGAGTGCGCTCGAAAGCGGCTCGATGCCGCACAAGCTCCGCGACTGCAAGACCCGCGACGTGGACCGCTCCGAACTCTTCATCGTCGAAGGCGACTCTGCGGGCGGCAGCGCGACGCAGGGACGCGACGTCGAGACGCAGGCCATCCTGCCCCTGCGGGGCAAACTGCTCAACGTCGAGAAGGCTCGCATCGACAAGGTGCTCGCCTTCGAGGAAATCCGCACGCTCATCTCCGCGCTGCGCTGCGGCATCGGCGAGGACTTCGATGCCTCGCGCCTCCGCTACGGCAAGATCATCATCATGACCGACGCGGACGTGGACGGCAGCCACATCCGCACGCTGCTGCTCACGTTCTTCTTCCGGCAGATGCCGGAACTGATCCGCCGCGGCCGAATCTACTGCGCCCAGCCGCCCCTGTACCAGCTGATCCGCAAGGGCAAGGGCCGGTACGTGCTCAACGACCGCGAACTGGCGGACGTGTTGAGCGAACTCGGTCTCGACGGCGCACACCTCTCGGTGAGGCGAACCGACGCCGATCCGGGGCAGGTCGTCGAGGAACGGCGCATCGAGGGCCAGCCGCTGCTGCGAGCGGTCCGGCTGCTGCGCCGCCTGAACGAACTGGTCGAAATCGCCGAGCGTCGCGGCGCGCCCTTCGCAGACCTGCTCGCGGCCCGCAGCGACGACCCGGAGGGGAAGCGCCGCCTGCCCACCCGCAAGGTCTCGTGGCGGGGCGAGGATCGCTACGCCTGGAGCGAGGAGCAGGCCCACGCCATCCTCGAAGCCGAGGGTCTCCGGCTGGCCGATGAAACCACCGCGCCGGTGAACGGGCACGCCGCCGCCGACCCGCGTCCGGTCGCCGTCATCCGCGAACTGCACGAGAACCGTGAACTGGAGCGCGTCTTCGTCGATCTCGAATCCGTCGGGCTTGCCATCGACGACTACTCGCTCGTGCAGGAGGAGTCCGTGACCGGCGAACGGCTGCCGGCTCGCTTCGCCTGGGTGACGACGAAAGCGGCAAAGCCGCAGAGCAACAGACCGACAGACGCCGCGGAAGCGGGCGGGGATGCCGAACAGGCCGACAGCCCGCCCGCCGAGGAGCAGTCGAACGTCGTCGAGGCGCCGAACCTGCCCGCGATCCTCTCCGCGCTGCTGGACCTCGGGCGGCGTGGGCTGGAAGTCAAGCGTTTCAAGGGACTCGGTGAGATGGACGCGGAGCAACTCTGGGAGACCACCATGGACCCCACGCGCCGCACGCTCCTGCGCGTGAACTGGGACATGGGCCAGGAGGCCGAGTTCCTCTTCAGCACGCTGATGGGAGAGCAGGTCGAGCCGCGACGTAAGTTCATCGAGGACCACGCCCTCGAGGTGAAGAACCTCGATGTCTGA
- a CDS encoding fructosamine kinase family protein, whose product MSDGAWRAVEAALGVPVRAASRLSGGCVAQAWRLDLEDGRVVVAKLGSVSDRLDLEGWMLRELAGRSRLPVPAVLHESPELLIIDFVEGGDPIDASVERHAAELLADLHAVRGPSFGMERDTLIGGLPQPNATCDSWVAFYAEHRLLHMGREALAHGGIETAVMRRIESLCSRLGEIIDEPPHPSLLHGDVWGGNVIARAGRVAAFIDPATYHGHPEVELAFITLFNTFGRAFFERYAELRPLDDGFWHRKRDVYLLYPLLVHARLFGGGYGAQAASIVRGLGF is encoded by the coding sequence ATGTCTGACGGTGCATGGCGGGCGGTCGAGGCCGCGCTCGGCGTGCCCGTGCGCGCCGCTTCGCGCCTCTCCGGCGGGTGCGTGGCGCAGGCCTGGCGGCTCGACCTCGAAGACGGGCGGGTCGTCGTCGCCAAGCTCGGCTCCGTCTCCGATCGCCTCGACCTCGAGGGCTGGATGCTGCGCGAGCTGGCGGGGCGGTCTCGCCTGCCCGTGCCGGCCGTGCTCCACGAATCGCCGGAACTGCTCATCATCGACTTCGTCGAGGGCGGCGACCCGATCGATGCCTCGGTCGAGCGCCACGCCGCCGAACTGCTCGCAGACCTGCACGCCGTGCGCGGCCCATCGTTCGGGATGGAACGCGACACGCTCATCGGCGGCCTGCCGCAGCCGAACGCGACGTGCGATTCGTGGGTCGCGTTCTACGCCGAACACCGACTCCTCCACATGGGGCGCGAGGCGCTGGCGCACGGCGGCATCGAGACCGCGGTCATGCGCCGAATCGAGTCGCTCTGCTCGCGGCTCGGCGAGATCATCGACGAGCCGCCTCACCCGTCGCTCCTCCACGGCGACGTCTGGGGCGGCAACGTCATCGCGCGTGCGGGACGCGTCGCGGCCTTCATCGACCCCGCGACCTACCACGGCCACCCGGAGGTCGAACTCGCCTTCATCACGCTCTTCAACACTTTCGGACGGGCGTTCTTCGAACGCTACGCCGAACTGCGGCCGCTCGACGACGGCTTCTGGCACCGGAAGCGTGATGTCTACCTGCTCTATCCGCTGCTCGTCCATGCTCGGCTCTTCGGCGGCGGGTACGGCGCGCAGGCTGCATCGATCGTCCGCGGCCTCGGGTTCTAG
- a CDS encoding response regulator produces the protein MQTHESERRARDELGPVSRPAYQGRWHFLYGTMLIVMAAVTLGSHVRLQLELNSYTSPDPAIDASVRVRRHARDLAIDAASAIEAAADSDSVGVRRYANSASHSVRAIGATLETLVAQGESPPQPPEALSYADRLASLHADARAAVEELAAAETGAGIGSIVPICRGIEVLSAQMVALMDQAIRDLTVLHDEEHRSLSRSSLALAAVTALLFTAYAGLMLGPVARTVRAQLRELERARAVAMEGIRAKGEFLANVTHELRTPLTSILGYAELLRDSRTPEAERAEYAEIIHNNGTHLLQLINDLLDLAKLDAGRMTVSRVACSPAEIVEQTVQLLRPAAERKRLSLEYVIHAGVPRAIESDPDRLRQVLVNLAGNAVKFTFSGGVRIEVHAEGDPDRPAAIRFEVHDTGIGIDEETQRRLFTPFVQAETATTRRFGGTGLGLAISNDLARLLGGRIAVQSERGKGSVFTVRLNLAGSHPTASPTPLDTAHPLRGVRVLLAEDGDDNRRLLTHLLRSSGAHVETARNGFEACALVENAQTPFSVILMDLQMPELDGLGAVRKLRASACRTPIVALTANNRPNDRDACFQAGCDDYLVKPIERAKLIAECRRWHDEGERTAPDNRAAA, from the coding sequence ATGCAGACGCACGAAAGCGAACGCCGAGCGCGCGACGAACTCGGACCCGTGTCGCGCCCCGCTTACCAGGGCCGATGGCACTTCCTCTACGGCACGATGCTCATCGTCATGGCCGCCGTGACGCTGGGCAGCCACGTCCGGCTGCAACTCGAACTCAACTCCTACACCTCGCCCGACCCCGCGATCGACGCTTCGGTGCGCGTCCGTCGCCACGCCCGCGATCTCGCGATCGACGCCGCCTCCGCGATCGAGGCCGCCGCGGACAGCGACTCGGTCGGTGTTCGCCGCTACGCCAACAGCGCTTCCCATTCCGTGCGCGCCATCGGCGCGACGCTCGAGACGCTCGTCGCGCAGGGCGAGAGCCCGCCGCAGCCCCCCGAGGCGTTGAGCTACGCCGATCGCCTGGCGAGCCTCCATGCCGACGCCAGGGCCGCCGTGGAGGAGCTCGCCGCGGCCGAGACGGGGGCGGGGATCGGCTCCATCGTCCCCATCTGCCGCGGCATCGAGGTGCTCAGCGCGCAGATGGTCGCGCTCATGGATCAGGCCATCCGCGACCTCACCGTCCTGCACGACGAAGAGCACCGCAGCCTCAGCCGATCCAGCCTCGCGCTCGCCGCGGTGACCGCGCTGCTCTTCACCGCGTACGCGGGCCTGATGCTCGGGCCTGTGGCGCGCACCGTTCGCGCCCAACTCAGGGAACTCGAACGCGCCCGCGCCGTCGCGATGGAGGGCATCCGCGCCAAGGGCGAGTTCCTCGCGAACGTGACGCACGAACTGCGCACGCCCCTGACCTCGATCCTCGGCTACGCGGAGCTCCTCCGGGACTCTCGCACCCCCGAGGCGGAGCGCGCCGAATACGCCGAGATCATCCACAACAACGGCACGCACCTGCTCCAGCTCATCAACGACCTGCTCGACCTTGCCAAACTCGACGCGGGACGCATGACCGTCAGCCGCGTCGCCTGCTCGCCCGCCGAGATCGTCGAGCAGACCGTGCAACTCCTGCGGCCGGCCGCCGAACGAAAACGGCTCAGCCTCGAGTACGTCATCCACGCCGGCGTGCCCCGGGCCATCGAGTCCGACCCCGACCGCCTCCGCCAGGTGCTTGTGAATCTCGCGGGCAACGCGGTGAAGTTCACGTTCTCGGGCGGCGTGCGCATCGAAGTCCACGCCGAAGGCGATCCAGACCGCCCAGCCGCCATCCGCTTCGAAGTGCATGACACCGGCATCGGGATCGACGAGGAAACGCAGCGCCGGCTGTTCACGCCCTTCGTGCAGGCCGAGACGGCGACCACGCGCCGCTTCGGCGGCACTGGACTCGGCCTCGCGATCTCGAACGATCTCGCCCGCCTGCTCGGCGGCAGAATCGCCGTTCAGAGCGAGCGCGGGAAGGGGTCCGTCTTCACGGTCCGTCTCAATCTCGCCGGCTCTCATCCCACGGCCTCGCCCACCCCGCTCGACACCGCTCATCCCCTGCGGGGCGTTCGCGTCCTCCTCGCCGAGGACGGCGACGACAACCGCCGTCTGCTCACCCACCTGCTGCGATCCTCCGGCGCGCACGTCGAGACCGCGCGCAACGGCTTCGAGGCCTGCGCGCTCGTCGAGAACGCCCAGACCCCCTTCAGCGTCATTCTCATGGACCTCCAGATGCCGGAACTCGACGGCCTCGGCGCGGTGCGCAAACTCCGTGCCTCGGCATGCCGCACGCCCATCGTCGCGCTCACCGCCAACAACCGGCCGAACGATCGCGACGCGTGCTTCCAGGCCGGGTGCGACGATTACCTGGTCAAGCCGATCGAGCGGGCGAAACTCATCGCTGAATGCCGCCGCTGGCACGACGAGGGCGAACGGACAGCGCCGGACAACCGGGCCGCGGCGTGA
- the pckA gene encoding phosphoenolpyruvate carboxykinase (ATP), whose product MPTAAPVALDLAPNRVVDATSAAVLIERALAAGEGRLASNGALVCRTGDRTGRSPKDKYLEDTPAIHDRIAWGSVNQPISPEAFELAERIAISHLNSRPTVYRFDGFAGADPQYRLGVRVVTEQAWHALFAKTLFIEPGGTSDSGDGSWKQDWTILNASRRRLSADEQQRLGVKGPVLIAQSLERRTVIILGTEYAGEIKKSIFYAMNFDMPEVGVFPMHCSANVSRTDPKNVALFFGLSGTGKTTLSADPDRALIGDDEHGWSDRGVFNFEGGCYAKCIKLTREGEPQIWDAIRFGSVLENVAIHPETRVPDYDDGSITENTRVTYPVEFIPGAVIPSVGAHPTNVIFLTADAFGVVPPVSRLSPEQAMYYFINGYTSKLAGTEAGVTEPTPNFSACFGGPFMPRRPSEYAQMLADRIRRHNARVWLLNTGWTGGPYGTGSRFKLAYTRAMVTSILNGSLDKAQFTPDPVFGLPIPKAVAGVPAEVLNPRNTWPDGAAYDKQAKKLAALFRENDAKHDMTEAVRKAGPRG is encoded by the coding sequence ATGCCGACCGCTGCACCCGTTGCGCTCGACCTCGCCCCGAACCGCGTCGTGGACGCCACGTCCGCGGCCGTGCTGATCGAGCGTGCCTTGGCGGCCGGTGAGGGGCGACTCGCTTCGAACGGCGCGCTTGTCTGCCGAACCGGCGACCGCACCGGCAGAAGCCCGAAGGACAAGTACCTCGAAGACACCCCCGCCATCCACGATCGCATCGCGTGGGGATCCGTCAACCAGCCGATCTCGCCAGAGGCATTCGAGCTTGCTGAGCGGATCGCCATCTCACACCTGAACTCACGCCCCACCGTCTACCGCTTCGACGGCTTCGCCGGCGCGGACCCGCAATACCGTCTCGGCGTGCGCGTCGTCACCGAGCAGGCCTGGCATGCCCTCTTCGCCAAGACCCTCTTCATCGAGCCGGGCGGCACGTCCGACTCCGGCGACGGCTCGTGGAAGCAGGACTGGACCATCCTGAACGCCTCGCGCCGCCGCCTCAGCGCCGACGAGCAGCAACGCCTCGGTGTCAAGGGGCCGGTCCTCATCGCGCAGTCGCTCGAACGACGCACCGTCATCATCCTCGGCACCGAGTACGCCGGCGAGATCAAGAAGAGCATCTTCTACGCCATGAACTTCGACATGCCCGAGGTCGGCGTCTTCCCCATGCACTGCTCGGCCAACGTCTCCAGGACCGACCCGAAAAACGTCGCCCTCTTCTTCGGCCTCTCCGGCACCGGCAAGACCACTCTCTCCGCCGACCCCGACCGCGCACTCATCGGCGACGATGAGCACGGCTGGTCCGATCGCGGCGTCTTCAACTTCGAGGGCGGCTGCTACGCCAAGTGCATCAAGCTCACCCGCGAGGGCGAGCCGCAGATCTGGGACGCCATCCGCTTCGGCTCCGTCCTCGAAAACGTCGCCATCCACCCCGAAACCCGCGTTCCCGACTACGACGACGGCTCCATCACCGAGAACACGCGCGTCACCTACCCCGTCGAATTCATCCCCGGCGCGGTCATCCCCAGTGTCGGCGCGCACCCCACCAACGTCATCTTCCTCACCGCCGACGCCTTCGGCGTCGTCCCCCCCGTCAGCCGCCTCAGTCCAGAGCAGGCGATGTACTACTTCATCAACGGGTACACCTCGAAACTCGCCGGCACGGAAGCGGGCGTCACGGAACCGACGCCCAACTTCTCCGCCTGCTTCGGCGGTCCCTTCATGCCACGCCGGCCCAGCGAGTACGCCCAGATGCTCGCCGACCGAATCCGCAGGCACAACGCCCGCGTCTGGCTCCTCAACACCGGATGGACCGGCGGCCCCTACGGCACCGGCTCCCGCTTCAAACTCGCCTACACCCGCGCCATGGTCACCTCCATCCTCAACGGCTCGCTCGACAAGGCACAGTTCACCCCCGACCCCGTCTTCGGCCTGCCGATCCCCAAGGCCGTCGCAGGCGTTCCGGCCGAAGTCCTCAACCCCCGCAACACCTGGCCCGACGGCGCCGCCTACGACAAGCAGGCAAAGAAACTCGCCGCCCTCTTCCGCGAGAACGACGCCAAGCACGACATGACCGAGGCGGTCCGCAAGGCGGGGCCGCGGGGGTAG